The sequence ACTGCTTTAGTTCCATACATAGGTTATGATAAGGCTAGTTCAATCTCAAAAACAGCCCTAGTTACAGGTAAAACCATAAGAGAAGTTTTATTAGAAGAACAAATGCTACCTGTGGATATTATAGATAAGATACTATCACCTACTGAATTAATAAGAACTCATATATCTGGGAAGTAGCATACCCTTGTATATATTGTAAAAGCAGAAAATTTTAGCCAGCAGAGTTAATGTGGCTGAATGGAGGATAATTCTCTCTATAATTTAAAAACGAAAGTGCAGTGTTTAAAATATTGCTATAATTTAAGCACTGCATTTTCATTTTTCCCACAATCTAACATTTGGTATATAGTGCCATTAATATAATTATTAAAAACAATATTATGTATTCTAATAAATAATATAGAATACTACGAAAATCGATGATTTTTGGCAAAGTAATCAAAATTTTAACATTTAACTCATCATTTTTGATTACTTTTAAAATTTTACATTATGATAAAGTCTCTATAATATAAAGTTATAAATGGACAATCTATTATAAACTTTTTTAAGAAATGAGGTTGATAATTTAACATGCTAAAAAACTACTAAGAAAAAACGAATCACCATTCAAATCAAGTTTTAGCAAATTTTACACTTCTAATAGCAGCAATATATACAAAATATCTCTTAAATTCTCTCATAACTCATAATATCAAACACCTTAATCATCACATTTTAATTTTGTGGTGTTACTTTAGCGAGTCTTTTGTAAACGATTACCATAAGGAATTAAATTTTGGAGGTATATTTATAATGACAAAAATTAAATATTTTATTCTAGCTGTAATTTTCCTTGTAGTAACTGCTGTTCCTGGTGGAAGTTCAGTTGCATTGGCAGCTACTATATCTAATTCTAACTTTACTCAACTAAATTCTTCTCAAATAGTTTCTGCTATGGGTGCTGGTTGGAACTTAGGAAATCAACTTGATGCCAATTTAAATGGTACTCCTAGCGAAACAGCTTGGCAAAATCCAGTAATTACACAAGCACTTATACAAAAAGTTAAAGCTGCTGGTTTTAAAACTATACGTATTCCTGTCTCATATTTAAGTAAAATAGGAAGTGCTCCTAATTATACAGTTGATCCTGCGTGGTTAGTTAGAATTAAACAAGTTGTTGACTATGCTTATAACCAAGGTTTATATGTAATCATTAATATGCATGGTGATGGATATAAATCAGTTAGTGGTTCATGGTTATTATGCGATTCAAACGACCAAGGAACTATTAAAACAAAATACCAAAAAGTTTGGAAGCAAATTGCTACTACCTTTGCAAGCTACAATGAACACTTAATTTTTGAATCAATGAATGAAGAATTTGATGGCACCTATGGTGCACCTAATACTACTTATTATGCAAATATTAATGCTTACAATCAAATTTTTGTTGATACTGTAAGACAAGTTGGTGGAAATAACAGTTCAAGATGGTTATTGATTCCTGGGTGGAACACAAATATTGATTATACAGTAGGTAACTATGGTTTTAAACTTCCTACTGATAATTATAGATCAACTTCAATTCCAAAATCTGAAAAGCGAATAATGATATCAGTTCACTACTATAGCCCTTGGGATTTCTGTGGTGACGAATCTGGAACAGTAACACAATGGGGTGC comes from Clostridium sp. TW13 and encodes:
- a CDS encoding glycoside hydrolase family 5 protein translates to MTKIKYFILAVIFLVVTAVPGGSSVALAATISNSNFTQLNSSQIVSAMGAGWNLGNQLDANLNGTPSETAWQNPVITQALIQKVKAAGFKTIRIPVSYLSKIGSAPNYTVDPAWLVRIKQVVDYAYNQGLYVIINMHGDGYKSVSGSWLLCDSNDQGTIKTKYQKVWKQIATTFASYNEHLIFESMNEEFDGTYGAPNTTYYANINAYNQIFVDTVRQVGGNNSSRWLLIPGWNTNIDYTVGNYGFKLPTDNYRSTSIPKSEKRIMISVHYYSPWDFCGDESGTVTQWGATSTNASKKSTWGQEDYLNSQFQSMYNKFVTQGYPVVIGEYGSIDKTNFDSANNTYRAAFAKAVCSTAKKYSCVPVYWDNGHNGQYGFGLFNRSNCTLTQQGIIDAIMSVMNH